The window GGACAAGGTGTAAGGTCATAATGTGATTGTTTCATGGTCTCAAAGCTGAAGAACTGTGCCTGAGGCTCATTGATCAGTATCATACATTGCAGATGCTGGGCAAGACTAGAATACTAAAGACCAAACTCTGCCTTTTAGAAACGGAATCAAAACCTAACAAGTTATCGTAGTCAGAAAGATTGCGTCTTAAGAAGTGAACTTGGAGTCATTTTCCTGAAGAGTTTTGAGTTATGGGCAAAATTGCAAAGTGAGTAGGCTTGAAGAAGGTACAACCTTTTGAGAATgtacttatttctaaaatgattcAATGCTGTCCCCTATTTTCGTTTTTCCATGATGTAttatttcctcttgttttatacttttaactACCCCCACTTTCTCTGAGAGAAAGTGTATTACAAGGAGCAGGATCAAATAGCAGAAGACATAGCATAGGCTTTTAGAAATCCGATAACCTCAAATGAAAACTTGTAAGGTTTCTTCATCAACCCTGGAAGAAAGATTTGTGTTTACTGATCCAGAGCAGGAAATTAAATTTGAGCAATTTCTAAAGCtgtttaaaatgaagtaaaaaaaaaaaaaaaaaaaaaaaaaaatcaatcctccATTTTGTACTACTGTGCTACTCTCTGGTGCCTCCACCAGGCCTGTTTTCTGAATTAAcatctgcgggggggggggggggggggatccctgtgATCCAATCAATACTCCATTCCTTGAACCCTTTCCTTTGTGGCTTAAGGGCTCTTGAGAGAAACcagtaagataaataaataaatacataaataaataaacacaacacAACTCTGGCAGATTCATCAGCACCACCTCAACACAATAGAGAGGAAAGAGcaagattaataggagaaaagggTGGAAAGGAAGGGGCTTGAAAGGGAAGGCAGTGAGGGCAAGGTGGTGGGAGAGAAGTCTTGGGCTTAAAGCAAGTCCAGTTCAAAGGAGTGGATGCTGGCAATAGGAGCTCTCCAGAAGTTGAAGGTGCTGTATTCAAGGAGGGCATCGCCTTCGGAATTCTTCTCCTGTTCTACTCCAGTTGCTTGCCCGGTCATTTTGCCAGTGCTGCTGTCTTTGATCTTGTAGATGGATGTATCTGACAGACCCAGACCTTCCAGCTCCGACAGATCCAGTTCTGGAATGGGCATCCTCCAGAAAAGAAAGGAGCTGTACTGGCTACTCACAGGGTCCCTCATAACTTCCTAGAAAGAAACCATTTGTTAATCTTCATGCTACTGCAGTCTCTTTATGACCCCTGGCCTTTCCTTACTTAAAAACTtaacatcctaaaaaaaaaaaaaaaaaaaacttaacatcctgggatgcctgggtggctgggtggttgagcatctgccttcagctcagggcgtgatcctgaggtctggggatccagtcgtGCACTGGGGTcgtggcagggagcctgcttctccctctgcctatgtctctgcctctctctatgtctctcatgaacagataaaatcttaagaaaacaaaacaaaaaaaaacatttgcatcCTCATTTGCCACTGTACATGATCCCAATTCCCTAGGACAAGCTTTGGGAACCCTTCCTTTATTACTGTCTTCTACCATTTCTAATCTTCTCCCCATCTTGGGATGACTTAATTCACTGCCTACTGCTGCTTCAAGTCAATCTTGGGTCTGGTTTTCAAGGCTTTCTAGAATTTGGCCCCATCCTTCCTAGCAGTAGCACATTCTCTGCTAGTTATGCTTATTCTTGCTTAACTTTCCCtactctccatcttttttttttttaagcttactATACCtatcaccagtttattataaaagaatataactcaggaacagcagatggaagagatgcacaagGCTACATGTAGGGAAAGGGTGCAGAtcttccatgccctctccaggtATAccactctcccctcctctccatgtgttttcaccaacctggaagctcctctctactccatcttttttttttttttttaagattttatttatttaatcatgagagacagagagagatctagagggaaaagcaggctccttgcagggagcccaatgcaggaccctggggtcacaacctgagctgaaggcagacactcaatcactaagccacccaagcatacCTCTACTCTCCATCTTAAAATACTACCCAAGTTTCAAGACTACTAGAGGAGTCCCTAGAAGAATTCAAGTCCTTAGAGGAATCTTTCCCCTGAACTTACCATGTTGGTAAATAATCAATGTTTTCCTGACTTTGATTTAATAGGTACCTCTAAAAAGGGCTTCCGTGACATTTCTGGTTTCAGTTTTCCTCCCTGCCTTCTAAACCCTACTACAAACTCAACTTTCCCAGGAGGACTTCCTTCAACTTACTCAACTGACCCCACCCTATTATATCTTCCAGCATTTCTGCCAACACCCTGTAGAGTTTTACCTGACCGTATCATTTTGGGGCTACAGATCACGGTTATATGTCTTGTATAGGGATAGTCTTTCTCCTTCGAGAACCAGAGTTTCCCTAAAGGTAAAAACCAGTCTACTTTCTACCTTCTTCACAAGTGCTGGGCTTTGCACACAAAAGACATTTGAGGCTGCTGATTAATTTTCTCTCACTATTTAATATAACCCATACCTTGTCACCCCCATCTATTAGCCCACAGGTAGGCCTTAACAGCCTGTATTTCTCTCTAGCCTACCTCTCCAAAATAAAACCCAGGTGGCTCAAAGGACTTTCCTATGCCTTCCTATAACAAGACTTTTTTCTCTGATCCCAATGCTAGATTATACCTGAGAGCAAATGGATTGGAAATTCCAGGTATGGACAGTAAGCGTTTAGATTGGAAGGACAAAGTCCCTTGACAGAATTAGATACTTTTCCATACTTTAATGAGTATTCCTATCACCTTTTCTGCTCATCCCACCCACACCCTGATTTTATATGACTATTATACCTCCTGCACCCTGCTGGTTACTAGCCAAGGGAAGGGGCAAAAGCATTAGTTTAAATATTCCCAAAGAAACGGAAGGAACATTCCATTGCCTCCAAAAATAGAACCCTGCTTTAAAAGGCCTTCTCCTAGTAGACTCCATTGGCTCTTACCAGGCCTCGAGGCTCCTAAATAGTGGCCTTAAATAGGTTCCCAACTGCCTCCATAAAATGTGTTAAGCGAACATAATAACCACTGCACTACAGAAACTCTATAACCCCAGATAACGTGAATTGTCTCAATGAAAGCCAAAAAAGAAAGCCTTAATCGAGAGCATACTTATGTGTGAGTGTAGGGCCTTTAGGATTGGACAGTGGACAGACTAGGATGTTATTTAATGTTAAAAGCCAGTTGTCAGttgctctttttcttctgagATTCAGGCCCCACAATAAACCCTGGGAACTGAGCATTACTCAGCTGAGAGCTGCTTAGAAGGAGGGTTATGTGGGGACTGGAACAGGGTGGGGGAGCATGTTAGAAAggtgaggtcatgatcctgtgatACTCAGCTCTGATCATCTCCACAGTAATTTGCAGAGACGTGTTCAGAAAGAGAGCTACACAAAATGGTTGTACCTCTCAGCCTACCAACTCCAGCTTCAGTCTGGGACTAGGGCGATCCCAAGATGCATATCTTAGGAACTGTCAGTGTTACAGCCTA of the Vulpes lagopus strain Blue_001 chromosome 5, ASM1834538v1, whole genome shotgun sequence genome contains:
- the MLLT11 gene encoding protein AF1q — protein: MRDPVSSQYSSFLFWRMPIPELDLSELEGLGLSDTSIYKIKDSSTGKMTGQATGVEQEKNSEGDALLEYSTFNFWRAPIASIHSFELDLL